A genome region from Pseudanabaena sp. Chao 1811 includes the following:
- a CDS encoding transposase, whose amino-acid sequence MESIVKHAQGLVYSLICLMPSVYQKASLNAILGLFLEAQGHPYPEHTQVKSASALSRFLNHYNWSTRGLIRATRLSILGQIAKHRPSKRVPLKILIDLTTLEKSGKFLHLSNPTPNEPDPWVRILNGKRGLHLVVLYLVYGEWRVPWSFRVWRGKGYSSPSDLACKLLGTVPKQLTQGKTVIVLADTEFSTVKFFNAVRAKSWRIVVGVRNNRKLQDGRTVKQLYPHGKRGQLILLEGLSTPLTISWFWLKRADSKRELRFVVSSHPYSGAYLVMLGRKRWAIEGFFKTIKHRFGLHCFGQSTKLGVYRWLILSLLSYLLAHWIDQWSFPPILDWKATCDLTLSVLFPSVLWLKLLRYLQISADIAARHGFEIILKPIPT is encoded by the coding sequence ATGGAAAGCATCGTTAAGCACGCCCAAGGTTTAGTGTATAGCCTAATTTGTCTGATGCCAAGTGTGTATCAAAAAGCAAGTCTGAATGCAATATTAGGGCTATTTCTGGAAGCGCAAGGGCATCCCTATCCAGAACATACACAGGTAAAATCAGCGAGTGCATTAAGCCGATTTCTCAATCACTATAACTGGTCAACAAGAGGACTAATTCGAGCAACAAGGCTGTCAATTTTGGGGCAAATCGCCAAGCATCGCCCATCGAAGAGAGTGCCATTAAAGATACTGATAGACCTGACCACCTTAGAAAAAAGCGGCAAGTTTTTACATTTGAGCAATCCCACCCCAAACGAACCAGACCCATGGGTGAGAATCCTCAACGGAAAGCGAGGACTACATCTGGTTGTACTGTATCTGGTCTATGGAGAGTGGCGCGTACCATGGAGTTTTAGAGTATGGCGCGGCAAAGGATACTCCAGTCCCTCTGACTTAGCTTGTAAGTTATTGGGGACAGTACCCAAGCAACTAACCCAAGGCAAGACTGTGATTGTCCTTGCTGATACTGAGTTTAGTACGGTGAAGTTTTTCAATGCTGTCCGCGCCAAGTCTTGGCGCATCGTTGTCGGTGTCCGCAACAATCGTAAACTTCAAGATGGACGTACCGTCAAACAACTTTATCCCCATGGCAAACGTGGACAACTAATTTTACTGGAAGGGCTAAGTACGCCTTTGACGATCTCTTGGTTCTGGCTCAAAAGAGCCGATAGTAAACGGGAGTTACGCTTTGTGGTCTCTTCTCATCCTTATTCTGGCGCTTATCTGGTGATGTTAGGTCGTAAGCGTTGGGCGATTGAGGGATTCTTCAAAACCATCAAACATCGCTTTGGTTTGCATTGTTTTGGGCAATCTACAAAACTTGGCGTTTATCGTTGGCTTATCCTCTCTCTGCTTTCTTATCTTTTGGCTCATTGGATTGATCAATGGTCGTTTCCTCCCATCTTGGACTGGAAAGCTACCTGTGATTTAACCCTTTCTGTTTTATTCCCTTCTGTCCTTTGGTTGAAACTTCTCAGGTATCTTCAAATTAGTGCCGATATTGCTGCTCGTCATGGCTTTGAAATTATTCTCAAACCCATTCCCACTTGA